AAACAAGTCGGTACATGTAGACAAAAAATCCAGAGAACAGTTTGAAATGAGGGTGCACAAAAGATTGCTGGACATTCTTGAGCCAACGCAACAGACAGTTGATTCATTAGGCAAACTTAACCTTCCAGCTGGAGTTGATGTAGAAATCAAGCTATAGGTAGGAAATCATGAAACGAACATTAGGTATTATCGGAAAAAAGCTTGGAATGACCAGTTTGTTTGCCGACGACGGAACAATGATTCCAGTCACTGTCATCCAGGCAGGACCATGTCCTGTTGTCCAGAAAAAAATTAAGGACAAAGATGGATATAATGCTATACAGGTTGGATTTGACGCAATACCCGGTCATAAATTGACAAAGCCCCAAAAGGGCCATCAGTCCATTCAGGATAAAGGCTATTTTCGTGTTCTGCGAGAATTTGCTCTGGACAGTGTTGATGATTATGAACCCGGTCAAGAGCTGACTGCAGATATGTTTAAGGCAGGAGATCGAGTACGCCTCACAGCAACATCCAAAGGCAAGGGCTTTGCTGGTGCTATGAAGAGATGGAATTTTGCAGGACTGCCTGCTTCTCATGGACATGAAAAGGTACACAGATCGACTGGAGCAATAGGGCAATGTGCTTATCCCGGTAAAGTATTCAAGGGAAAAAAAATGCCCGGACAAATGGGCAACGCCAGGGTAACACTGACAAACTCAGAAATAGTCGCTGTCAGACCTGCAGATAATGTAATTATTGTAAAGGGACAGGTTCCAGGACCTACCAACGGAATAGTTGTCCTGCGCAGAAAAAATCAGGGTGAATAAAAATGATTAATGCGAAAGTATACTCCAAAGATAACCAGGAAGTTGAAGATATTCAGCTGGTGGAAGAAGTTTTTTCTGTAGGAGTCAAGCCTGAGATACTACATCAGGCAGTTAGGGCACATCTGGCAGCAATTCGCTCCGGCACCGCACAGGTCAAGAACAGAGCAGCCATAACCGGCGGAGGACGTAAGCCCTGGAGACAAAAGGGTACCGGCAGGGCAAGAGCTGGATCAGGAAGGTCTCCATTGTGGAGAGGAGGAGCAATCACTCATGGTCCTCAAGCAAGAGACTATTCTTTCAAACTCAATAAAAAAGTACGAAAGCTTGCTCTTAAAATGGCTCTGACTTCACGATTGGTTGAAGATAAACTCAAGATAGTTGATGATCTTGAAATGTCTGAAATCAAGACCAAAAATTTTGTTCAGATAAAAAATGACCTGAATCTAAAAAAACCCTTGATTGTTACAGGTAAAAGGTATAACAATCTCGAGCTTTCGGCAAGAAACGTTCAGGATGCTCAAGTCGTCACTCAAGACTCTATAAACGTCTATGATATTTTACGGCACAAAGAGCTGGTGCTGGACAAACAGGCGGTTAACGCTCTTCAGGAAAGGTTAAGTTAGATGAACAAGACTCAAGTACTTATTAAACCACAAGTGTCTGAAAAAGCACAGACTATAAAAGATTTCTATAACAAGGTCGCTTTTATAGTACATCCTGATGCCAATAAGTATCAGGTCAAGGAAGCTGTGGAGTCTATGTTTAATGTTAAGGTTGATAGCGTACATATAGTCCGAAGACGACCTGTTACCCGAAAGAGATTTGGAAGAGTAACAGGGCAGGAGTCAGGTTTTAAGAAGGCTTACGTATCTCTTGCCTCCGGTGAAAAAATTGAATTTTTTGAAGGGGTATAATCATGGCTATCATAAAATTAAAACCTACATCACCGGGTAGAAGATTTCAAACTGTATCTGACTTTAATGAGATCACTACCAGAGAACCGGAAAGGTCACTTACCAGGGGAATGTCCAAAAAAAGTGGCAGAAATTCCTACGGAAGAATTACGTCACGCAGGCGTGGTGGTGGCAGTAAACGTCGATACAGAATAATTGATTTCAAAAGAAACAAGCCGGGAGTACCAGCCAAAGTTGTTTCTATAGAGTATGACCCCAATAGAAGTGCGCGCATAGCATTACTCTCATATGCTGATGGCGAAAAGAGATATATTCTCTGTCCAGTGGGTTTAAAGGTTGGCTCGGTAGTTCAGTCAGGCGAAAAAGTTGATATCCAGCCTGGTAATGCATTGCCTCTTAAGAGCATTCCTATAGGCACAGTCATTCATAATATTGAATTGACTCCTGGAAGGGGAGGTCAAATGGCAAGATCAGCAGGAACCTATGCTCAGCTTGTTGCCAAGGAAGGAAAGTATGCTCTGGTAAAGTTGCCGTCCGGTGAAGTGAGAAACGTATTGTCCGCAAATGTAGCTTCAATAGGTCAGGTTGGTAATGTTGAGCATGAGAATATTTCACTCGGTAAAGCAGGACGCAACAGATGGCTTGGCAGGAGACCAAAGGTCAGAGGCGTGGCCATGAATCCAATAGATCATCCTCTTGGTGGCGGTGAAGGAAAAAGCTCAGGAGGCAGACATCCCTGCTCACCATGGGGAATGCCTGCCAAAGGTTATAAAACCAGAAGCAGGACTAAAGCATCCAACCGTTTGATTATCAAGAAGAGAACAAAATAAACAGGAGATACCATGCCTAGATCAGTAAAAAAAGGTCCATTTGTAGACGATCATCTTCTGAAAAAAGTCCAGGTTGCCAATGATCAGAGAAGTAGAAAAGTTATAAAAACCTGGTCCAGACGTTCAACAATTATTCCAGAGATGGTTGGACTGACTTTTGCTGTGCACAACGGAAGAAAATTTATACCAGTTTTTGCCACTGAAAATATGGTTGGTCATAAACTTGGAGAGTTTGCTCCCACAAGAACTTTTTATACTCACGCCGGAGACCGTAAAAGTCAGGCTAAACGCAAATAACTAACCCGAGAAATCTTATGGAAACTAAAGCTATAGCGAGACACATTAGAATATCGCCCCGAAAAGCCCGACTGGTTGCTGCCAATATTCAGGGTGAACACATAGAAAATGCACTCAATATTCTCAAATTTACTCCCAAGAAGGCTGCTGGAATTATAAGTAAGGTGTTACATTCAGCTCTTGCCAACGCAGAACAGAATTACAGCTTGGATATAGACAACTTGTACGTCAAGCAGGTCCGGATTGATGAAGGCCCTACATGGAAAAGAATTAAGCCCAGAGCTATGGGCAGGGCCAACAGAATTCTTAAAAGAACCAGTCATATTACAGTAATAGTTGATGAGCTATAGGAGGTAAGCGTCTTGGGTCAGAAGGTACATCCATATGGATTTCGCGTAGGTTACAATAAGAACTGGCTTTCCAGATGGTTCAGCAGTTCCAATTATGCCACATACGTATACGAAGATAAAAAGATTCGCGATTATGTAAAGTCCAGGCTTTATCATGCAGGTATTTCCAGAGTTGAAATTGAGAGAGCTGCAGGCAACATTACTTTGAAAATTCTCACATCAAGGCCGGGTATAGTAATCGGGCGTAAAGGTGTTGAGATTGAAAAACTCAAAAGTGATCTCAAAAATAAATTTGGCAGCGATTTTACTCTCGAAGTAAATGAGGTTCGTCGCCCTGAAACTGACGCACAACTGGTTGCTGAAAACATTGCACTACAACTGGAACGAAGAGTAGCATTCAGAAGAGCAATGAAGAGATCCATCAGTCTTTCCATAAAGTTTGGAGCACAAGGAATAAAAATATCCTGTGCTGGAAGACTTGGTGGTGCTGAGATAGCCAGAACTGAGTGGCAACGTGAAGGCAGGGTGCCCTTGCATACGCTGCGGGCTGATATTGATTATGGCTACGCCACTGCCAAGACCACTTATGGTATTATCGGAGTTAAAGTCTGGATCTATAAAGGCGATATACTCAACGAGGTGAAATAAAAATGCTTAGCCCAAAAAAAGTAAAATTCAGAAAGCAGCACAAAGGCCGAATAAAAGGCAAAGCTCAAAAAGGTTCAGAGATCAGCTTTGGTGATATCGGCCTGAAAGCAGTAGAACCGGGTAAGATTACTAATCAACAGATAGAATCTGCTCGTATAGCAATGATGAGGCACATAAAACGAGGTGGTAAAGTATATATCAGAATTTTTCCGGATAAACCCATTACTGCCAAGCCTGCTGAGACTAGACAAGGTAAAGGAAAGGGCTCACCAGTCGGCTGGTGTGCTCCGGTCAAACCTGGCAGGATGCTCTATGAAATACGTGGAGTCAGCATTGAACTAGCCAAAGAGGCATTAAAAAGAGCTTCATATAAATTACCTGTCAAAACAGTGATTGTTGAGAAGGAGTGGTAATATGAAGCCCCAGGATATCAGAGAACTATCAGCATCAGAACGGCAGGAAAAACTGCACGACTTTAACCGTGAGCTTTTTAACCTCAGGTTTCAACATGCAACAGCCCAGCTTGAAAATACACAGAGGCTGTCTCAGGTTCGTAAGACTATAGCACGAATCCAAACGATTATCAGAGAAAAGAATGAAGGTACAGGCCATGGAAACTAGCTCTAAACAACTTGGTAATAAAAGAAAACTTGTTGGTTTTGTGGTGAGCGATAAGTGTGAAAAAACAATTGTAGTAACTGTTGAGACGCTTATCAAACACCCTCACCTGAAAAAATATATCAAACGCAAGAAAAAATTTATGGCCCATGATCCAGAGAACCAATGCTCTATAGGTGATAAAGTTCAGATAATTGAACACCGTCCAATTAGCGCCAGAAAAAAATGGCACCTTAACAAAGTAATTGAAAAGGCAGTCTAAGGGTAAAATAAATGATTCAGGTACAAACAATATTAGATGTCGCCGACAATTCCGGGGCTAAGAAAGTTGGGTGTGTCAAGGTACTTGGCGGAAGTAAACGTCGATATGCGTCTATTGGAGATATAATTGTTATATCTGTCAAGGATGCCATGCCACACGCCAAAGTTAAAAAGGGTGAAGTTTATAAAGCTGTCATAGTCAGAACCAAAAAAGAAATTGGAAGACCCGATGGATCGCACATACGCTTTGACAATAACTCAGCTGTACTTTTAAACAAAAGTATGGAGCCCATCGGAACAAGAATATTTGGCCCTGTTGCGAGAGAGTTACGAGCCAAAAACTTCATGAAGATTGTTTCACTTGCTCCTGAGGTGCTCTAAGGAGATAGTTATGAAAATACGAAATAATGATAAAGTAATGATTATTTCCGGCAAGGATAAAACCAAGGTCGGAAAAGTCTTGAAAATATTGAAATCCAAAAACAAGGTACTTGTTGAAGGGCTGAATAAAGTAAAAAAGCACGTTAAGCCCAATCCATACAAAAATGAGCAGGGCGGAATTAAGGACAATGAAAGTCCCATAGATATTTCTAATGTAAAAGTAGTATGTG
The Desulfonatronovibrio magnus DNA segment above includes these coding regions:
- the rplB gene encoding 50S ribosomal protein L2, which gives rise to MAIIKLKPTSPGRRFQTVSDFNEITTREPERSLTRGMSKKSGRNSYGRITSRRRGGGSKRRYRIIDFKRNKPGVPAKVVSIEYDPNRSARIALLSYADGEKRYILCPVGLKVGSVVQSGEKVDIQPGNALPLKSIPIGTVIHNIELTPGRGGQMARSAGTYAQLVAKEGKYALVKLPSGEVRNVLSANVASIGQVGNVEHENISLGKAGRNRWLGRRPKVRGVAMNPIDHPLGGGEGKSSGGRHPCSPWGMPAKGYKTRSRTKASNRLIIKKRTK
- the rplX gene encoding 50S ribosomal protein L24, which codes for MKIRNNDKVMIISGKDKTKVGKVLKILKSKNKVLVEGLNKVKKHVKPNPYKNEQGGIKDNESPIDISNVKVVCDACTLPTKIGYRYTEDGKKMRYCKKCDENF
- the rplV gene encoding 50S ribosomal protein L22; amino-acid sequence: METKAIARHIRISPRKARLVAANIQGEHIENALNILKFTPKKAAGIISKVLHSALANAEQNYSLDIDNLYVKQVRIDEGPTWKRIKPRAMGRANRILKRTSHITVIVDEL
- the rplP gene encoding 50S ribosomal protein L16, whose protein sequence is MLSPKKVKFRKQHKGRIKGKAQKGSEISFGDIGLKAVEPGKITNQQIESARIAMMRHIKRGGKVYIRIFPDKPITAKPAETRQGKGKGSPVGWCAPVKPGRMLYEIRGVSIELAKEALKRASYKLPVKTVIVEKEW
- the rplN gene encoding 50S ribosomal protein L14, which produces MIQVQTILDVADNSGAKKVGCVKVLGGSKRRYASIGDIIVISVKDAMPHAKVKKGEVYKAVIVRTKKEIGRPDGSHIRFDNNSAVLLNKSMEPIGTRIFGPVARELRAKNFMKIVSLAPEVL
- the rpsQ gene encoding 30S ribosomal protein S17, with amino-acid sequence MKVQAMETSSKQLGNKRKLVGFVVSDKCEKTIVVTVETLIKHPHLKKYIKRKKKFMAHDPENQCSIGDKVQIIEHRPISARKKWHLNKVIEKAV
- the rpsC gene encoding 30S ribosomal protein S3: MGQKVHPYGFRVGYNKNWLSRWFSSSNYATYVYEDKKIRDYVKSRLYHAGISRVEIERAAGNITLKILTSRPGIVIGRKGVEIEKLKSDLKNKFGSDFTLEVNEVRRPETDAQLVAENIALQLERRVAFRRAMKRSISLSIKFGAQGIKISCAGRLGGAEIARTEWQREGRVPLHTLRADIDYGYATAKTTYGIIGVKVWIYKGDILNEVK
- the rplC gene encoding 50S ribosomal protein L3 yields the protein MKRTLGIIGKKLGMTSLFADDGTMIPVTVIQAGPCPVVQKKIKDKDGYNAIQVGFDAIPGHKLTKPQKGHQSIQDKGYFRVLREFALDSVDDYEPGQELTADMFKAGDRVRLTATSKGKGFAGAMKRWNFAGLPASHGHEKVHRSTGAIGQCAYPGKVFKGKKMPGQMGNARVTLTNSEIVAVRPADNVIIVKGQVPGPTNGIVVLRRKNQGE
- the rpmC gene encoding 50S ribosomal protein L29, whose translation is MKPQDIRELSASERQEKLHDFNRELFNLRFQHATAQLENTQRLSQVRKTIARIQTIIREKNEGTGHGN
- the rplD gene encoding 50S ribosomal protein L4 codes for the protein MINAKVYSKDNQEVEDIQLVEEVFSVGVKPEILHQAVRAHLAAIRSGTAQVKNRAAITGGGRKPWRQKGTGRARAGSGRSPLWRGGAITHGPQARDYSFKLNKKVRKLALKMALTSRLVEDKLKIVDDLEMSEIKTKNFVQIKNDLNLKKPLIVTGKRYNNLELSARNVQDAQVVTQDSINVYDILRHKELVLDKQAVNALQERLS
- the rpsS gene encoding 30S ribosomal protein S19, with the translated sequence MPRSVKKGPFVDDHLLKKVQVANDQRSRKVIKTWSRRSTIIPEMVGLTFAVHNGRKFIPVFATENMVGHKLGEFAPTRTFYTHAGDRKSQAKRK
- the rplW gene encoding 50S ribosomal protein L23; the encoded protein is MNKTQVLIKPQVSEKAQTIKDFYNKVAFIVHPDANKYQVKEAVESMFNVKVDSVHIVRRRPVTRKRFGRVTGQESGFKKAYVSLASGEKIEFFEGV